A single Nicotiana tabacum cultivar K326 chromosome 5, ASM71507v2, whole genome shotgun sequence DNA region contains:
- the LOC107823363 gene encoding uncharacterized protein LOC107823363 isoform X1, whose product MGKGEEEQPVGTSLDAQSTYQYAEDRCRGCSRLKGLLSFKCVFVLLLGMGVLLSAIFLLPLFKNGDLRYLDLDNKYKGQGNFIDIQQQVYAGEHRHLAIEQLNYQTGHDIVASFMLEPVPFVKDYIVQLADDIFDEISVSNTKVEIISLENIAGPNITEVVFAVDSAVKNIRVSLTALSLVRSEFETVLTGQSALHLTASLFGDPFSFDVLKFRGGITVSPKQSGFLMQQVQILFNFTLNFSIDEIQDNFHELTSQLKSGLHLSSYENLYISLTNTRGSTVDPPTIVQCKVLYAVGINSTRSRLKQLSQTIGSHSDNLGLNNTVFGRVKQVSLSSFLPHSRGGDSGSPSPSPAPLPHHHHHHNRDSNLAPAISPAPRVEKGGSISRKVSPVPVPAPASVKVLAPAPTPAKHKSHEAQPPCHFGRYPRKAKGRPHMVPARAPVHAPHITPSPHRQIHAPTPMPHGLAASSPLPNVVYAHVQPLPKSNSVAEPPNRFTSASPLPSSSSKGIHSSKFWSLLLFLLVLHP is encoded by the exons ATGGGGAAGGGAGAAGAAGAGCAACCAGTAGGTACTTCATTGGATGCACAGAGTACATACCAATATGCAGAGGATAGGTGCAGGGGATGCAGTAGGTTAAAGGGGTTGTTGAGTTTTAAATGTGTATTTGTATTGCTGCTTGGTATGGGAGTTTTGCTTTCTGCTATTTTCTTATTGCCACTTTTCAAGAATGGAGATCTGAGGTATCTGGATCTTGACAACAAGTATAAAG GTCAAGGTAATTTTATTGATATCCAGCAACAAGTGTATGCTGGGGAACATAGACATTTAGCCATTGAACAATTAAATTATCAAACAG GTCATGATATAGTTGCCAGTTTCATGCTTGAGCCAGTTCCCTTTGTGAAGGATTATATTGTGCAACTTGCAGATGATATTTTTGATGAAATAAGTGTTTCCAATACTAAA GTggagataatatcattagaaaaTATAGCTGGACCGAACATAACGGAGGTTGTCTTTGCAGTTGATTCTGCAGTGAAAAATATAAGGGTCTCTCTAACTGCTCTGAGTTTAGTCAGGTCGGAATTTGAAACTGTGCTTACTGGCCAATCAGCTCTGCACTTGACAGCATCTTTGTTTGGCGATCCGTTTTCCTTTGATGTGCTGAAGTTCAGAGGAGGGATTACTGTGAGCCCTAAACAGAGCGGATTCCTCATGCAGCAAGTCCAGATTCTTTTCAACTTCACCTTGAACTTCTCAATTGATGAAATTCAAGATAATTTTCATGAACTAACAAGCCAGCTCAAATCAGGGTTACATCTTTCATCATATGAG AACTTGTATATCAGCTTGACAAATACAAGAGGTTCAACAGTAGATCCTCCCACTATTGTTCAGTGCAAAGTTCTTTATGCAGTTGGGATAAATTCCACCAGGTCAAGGTTGAAGCAGTTGTCCCAGACCATCGGTTCTCATTCCGACAACCTTGGCCTCAATAACACTGTATTTGGAAGGGTTAAACAAGTTAGCCTGTCCTCTTTTCTACCGCACTCTCGAGGTGGTGATAGTGGTAGCCCGTCACCTTCTCCAGCTCCTCTACCTCACCATCACCACCACCACAATCGAGATTCAAATCTCGCTCCTGCAATATCACCCGCTCCAAGAGTTGAGAAAGGTGGATCTATTAGCAGGAAAGTTTCACCTGTACCCGTACCTGCACCAGCATCTGTTAAAGTACTTGCACCTGCTCCTACACCTGCAAAGCACAAGAGTCATGAGGCCCAACCTCCTTGTCATTTTGGGAGATATCCAAGAAAGGCGAAGGGTCGCCCGCATATGGTTCCTGCTCGAGCACCAGTCCATGCACCTCATATTACTCCATCGCCACACCGGCAAATACATGCTCCAACTCCGATGCCACATGGACTCGCCGCATCAAGTCCATTGCCCaatgtagtatatgctcatgttCAGCCTCTGCCAAAGAGTAATTCTGTTGCAGAGCCTCCTAACAGATTTACTTCAGCTTCACCCTTGCCATCTTCAT CTTCTAAAGGGATTCATTCTTCAAAATTCTGGAGTCTCCTGCTGTTTTTACTTGTACTACATCCATAG
- the LOC107823363 gene encoding uncharacterized protein LOC107823363 isoform X2 — MGKGEEEQPVGTSLDAQSTYQYAEDRCRGCSRLKGLLSFKCVFVLLLGMGVLLSAIFLLPLFKNGDLRYLDLDNKYKGHDIVASFMLEPVPFVKDYIVQLADDIFDEISVSNTKVEIISLENIAGPNITEVVFAVDSAVKNIRVSLTALSLVRSEFETVLTGQSALHLTASLFGDPFSFDVLKFRGGITVSPKQSGFLMQQVQILFNFTLNFSIDEIQDNFHELTSQLKSGLHLSSYENLYISLTNTRGSTVDPPTIVQCKVLYAVGINSTRSRLKQLSQTIGSHSDNLGLNNTVFGRVKQVSLSSFLPHSRGGDSGSPSPSPAPLPHHHHHHNRDSNLAPAISPAPRVEKGGSISRKVSPVPVPAPASVKVLAPAPTPAKHKSHEAQPPCHFGRYPRKAKGRPHMVPARAPVHAPHITPSPHRQIHAPTPMPHGLAASSPLPNVVYAHVQPLPKSNSVAEPPNRFTSASPLPSSSSKGIHSSKFWSLLLFLLVLHP; from the exons ATGGGGAAGGGAGAAGAAGAGCAACCAGTAGGTACTTCATTGGATGCACAGAGTACATACCAATATGCAGAGGATAGGTGCAGGGGATGCAGTAGGTTAAAGGGGTTGTTGAGTTTTAAATGTGTATTTGTATTGCTGCTTGGTATGGGAGTTTTGCTTTCTGCTATTTTCTTATTGCCACTTTTCAAGAATGGAGATCTGAGGTATCTGGATCTTGACAACAAGTATAAAG GTCATGATATAGTTGCCAGTTTCATGCTTGAGCCAGTTCCCTTTGTGAAGGATTATATTGTGCAACTTGCAGATGATATTTTTGATGAAATAAGTGTTTCCAATACTAAA GTggagataatatcattagaaaaTATAGCTGGACCGAACATAACGGAGGTTGTCTTTGCAGTTGATTCTGCAGTGAAAAATATAAGGGTCTCTCTAACTGCTCTGAGTTTAGTCAGGTCGGAATTTGAAACTGTGCTTACTGGCCAATCAGCTCTGCACTTGACAGCATCTTTGTTTGGCGATCCGTTTTCCTTTGATGTGCTGAAGTTCAGAGGAGGGATTACTGTGAGCCCTAAACAGAGCGGATTCCTCATGCAGCAAGTCCAGATTCTTTTCAACTTCACCTTGAACTTCTCAATTGATGAAATTCAAGATAATTTTCATGAACTAACAAGCCAGCTCAAATCAGGGTTACATCTTTCATCATATGAG AACTTGTATATCAGCTTGACAAATACAAGAGGTTCAACAGTAGATCCTCCCACTATTGTTCAGTGCAAAGTTCTTTATGCAGTTGGGATAAATTCCACCAGGTCAAGGTTGAAGCAGTTGTCCCAGACCATCGGTTCTCATTCCGACAACCTTGGCCTCAATAACACTGTATTTGGAAGGGTTAAACAAGTTAGCCTGTCCTCTTTTCTACCGCACTCTCGAGGTGGTGATAGTGGTAGCCCGTCACCTTCTCCAGCTCCTCTACCTCACCATCACCACCACCACAATCGAGATTCAAATCTCGCTCCTGCAATATCACCCGCTCCAAGAGTTGAGAAAGGTGGATCTATTAGCAGGAAAGTTTCACCTGTACCCGTACCTGCACCAGCATCTGTTAAAGTACTTGCACCTGCTCCTACACCTGCAAAGCACAAGAGTCATGAGGCCCAACCTCCTTGTCATTTTGGGAGATATCCAAGAAAGGCGAAGGGTCGCCCGCATATGGTTCCTGCTCGAGCACCAGTCCATGCACCTCATATTACTCCATCGCCACACCGGCAAATACATGCTCCAACTCCGATGCCACATGGACTCGCCGCATCAAGTCCATTGCCCaatgtagtatatgctcatgttCAGCCTCTGCCAAAGAGTAATTCTGTTGCAGAGCCTCCTAACAGATTTACTTCAGCTTCACCCTTGCCATCTTCAT CTTCTAAAGGGATTCATTCTTCAAAATTCTGGAGTCTCCTGCTGTTTTTACTTGTACTACATCCATAG
- the LOC107823364 gene encoding phosphatidylinositol 4-kinase gamma 8-like: protein MRFSKMAVAINPQNHGFKQFVRPPRCKLPSFSQLDYNILESTQTNLTHSLHHVAFEFPNIHKSVSTPCLSLFTRSDEDIDNNPRIEIIGGRRAPKVHALVVEVAIAMASGIKPELLSSGLGGAYLFRATNGNAIAVAKPADEEPLALNNPKGFAGRMLGQPGMKRSIKIGETGVRESAAYLLDHDGFAGVPPTTLVKISHVTFNINDLQSVSGSTYKIASLQRFMEHDCDAGDLGASGFSVASIHRIGILDMRLLNLDRHAGNILVKQGKERYAVGSAELVPIDHGLCLPESLDDPYFEWLHWPQASIPFSESEMEYICDLDPFKDADLLRNELPSIRESSIRVLVVCTILLKQAATSGLCLAQIGEMMTRKCYGGQEEWSALEKICFNARVNMESKIKEDNISVGEEKEKNGVFQFDDEDGDSSNQEDEETDGEILQGSALKVKPPKILRFSSVRSMGRLVNSSMFDYEEECDFLNNTSHNSDTLIEDDGVKEDDIDDEEDHKAGVLLRSMSFGTKNYKNDNGEGISFGEMSSEQWSLFLEFFEKLLPEAFEGKNCMCLSKQRLGSSCEF from the coding sequence ATGAGATTCTCCAAGATGGCTGTAGCTATCAATCCCCAAAATCACGGGTTCAAGCAATTTGTTCGACCTCCAAGATGTAAGCTTCCATCGTTCTCTCAGCTCGATTACAACATTCTTGAATCAACCCAAACAAACCTTACACATTCACTACATCATGTTGCCTTTGAATTCCCCAATATCCACAAAAGCGTTTCCACACCGTGTTTATCCCTCTTCACGAGATCAGACGAAGATATTGACAATAATCCAAGAATTGAAATCATTGGTGGCCGACGAGCTCCTAAAGTGCATGCTTTAGTTGTTGAGGTTGCCATAGCTATGGCTTCTGGAATCAAACCTGAGTTATTATCAAGTGGCCTAGGTGGTGCTTACCTTTTTCGGGCGACAAATGGTAATGCAATAGCAGTGGCAAAACCAGCTGATGAGGAACCTCTAGCTTTGAATAATCCAAAAGGATTTGCAGGTCGGATGCTAGGCCAACCGGGCATGAAACGCTCCATCAAGATAGGTGAAACTGGTGTTCGTGAATCGGCTGCCTATCTTCTTGATCATGATGGATTTGCTGGTGTTCCTCCAACAACATTAGTCAAGATTTCTCATGTTACATTCAATATAAACGATTTGCAATCTGTTTCTGGTTCGACTTATAAAATTGCCTCGCTTCAACGGTTTATGGAACATGATTGTGATGCAGGAGACTTAGGTGCTTCTGGCTTTTCAGTCGCTTCAATTCATCGTATTGGAATTTTGGATATGCGACTTCTGAATCTTGACAGACATGCTGGAAATATTCTGGTGAAGCAAGGGAAAGAACGCTATGCAGTTGGTTCTGCTGAACTTGTACCTATAGATCATGGACTTTGCTTGCCAGAATCACTTGATGATCCATACTTTGAATGGCTACATTGGCCTCAAGCCTCCATACCATTTTCGGAGTCTGAAATGGAGTATATATGTGATCTTGATCCATTTAAGGATGCAGATTTACTAAGAAATGAACTTCCTTCTATTAGAGAATCATCCATTCGGGTTCTTGTGGTATGCACCATTCTCTTAAAACAAGCTGCAACTTCAGGGCTTTGTCTAGCTCAAATCGGAGAAATGATGACTCGGAAATGTTATGGAGGACAGGAAGAATGGAGTGCATTAGAAAAGATATGTTTCAATGCCAGGGTTAACATGGAGAGTAAAATAAAAGAGGATAATATAAGTGTCGgtgaagagaaagagaaaaatggagtttttcaatttgatgatgaagatggtGATAGCTCAAATCAAGAAGATGAGGAAACTGATGGTGAAATCTTGCAGGGATCCGCTTTAAAAGTTAAGCCACCGAAAATTCTAAGGTTTTCATCTGTTAGGTCTATGGGTAGATTGGTTAATTCATCAATGTTTGATTATGAAGAAGAATGTGATTTCCTAAACAACACTTCTCACAATTCAGATACCTTAATAGAGGATGATGGTGTTAAGGAAGATGATATCGACGATGAGGAAGATCATAAAGCTGGTGTCCTGTTGAGGAGCATGAGCTTTGGTACAAAAAATTACAAGAATGATAATGGTGAAGGAATTTCTTTTGGTGAAATGAGTAGTGAACAATGGAGCTTATTCTTAGAGTTTTTTGAGAAGCTTTTGCCTGAGGCTTTTGAGGGCAAAAACTGCATGTGTTTGTCTAAGCAAAGATTGGGATCTTCTTGTGAATTCTGA